The genomic stretch GTCCGAGCCGGACAAATTCTCCCACTTATCGAGCTGTATTCTTCCTAGAAACGAAATCCAATCCTTGACTTTCAGGCCGATCCACAAAGAAGCTTCATAACGATTTCCGAATTTATATCCGTTCGCGTTTTTCCCGTCCCTTAAGTTAGCCAACGCTTGCGTTCCCCAGAATATTTTTTCCCATTTTCCGGTATATGTTAACCCGGGAGAGGGATTATAGGTTCCCGTTCCCGGTTGCATACCGTAAGGGACTTTCATCCGGGGCAATCCGGGTGCCATGAAGTCCTGCTGATCGATCGAACCCGTCGGAAAACTTAAGCCGAAGCTTACTATAAGCGAATGATTCTCCTTATGCATGGTTCGATACGATATTCTACCTTGAATGTCCCCAACACCTTGCGCACTCATATAAGTTTTTAAGTAACTTCCGCCGTTTAACATTTCCATACTGTTCCTTACGAAAGGTATCATTGCCATTACGGTAAGGTTTTCGGTAATCGCTCCCATGAGGGTCGCCATATGCATTTCCATATTCATTTGGGTCGGCGTCATCATGTAAGTCGAATTTCCCGAGGATGGTGAGGTCGCCGAAAATCCGGCAATACTACCGTTTGTCGTCGTTTGGTGAGGAAATACGAGCGGAAGTACGGGGTCTATCTTGTTCGTGCCTTGGTATAAACCGGACATATTCATAAGCATATAACGATATTCTACCATAATAGTCCCTGGTGCATGAGTATGAGTTCCCATTAATCCGGATGGGGCTTCCAGTAGGTGATTGGAACCGTGCTTGCGGGGATGTTCGGACTCCTTTTTTTCGACCACTACCGAATTCTTACTATCTTCCTTTAACGTCGATGCGTCTTGCTTGTCGACGGTTTCCAATGAGGAATCTTTTTTCGGTTCGGCTGGAGATTCCTTTTTGTCGGAATTTTCCCGAAGCTTGCTTCTTTCCGGGTTTTCGGATTCTTTATTCTTACTTTCTAAAGTAGGTTTTGACGGCTTTTCACGGTTTTCCTTATTTCCGAAAATATCGTCCAGAATTCCTTCCTGAGCGGAGAGAGCAGTGCTTCCGAATACTATGGAAACCAAAATGATTTTTCGAGTCTTCGTCAAGAGGGAAGCGATTCGATTTGAGAAAGGCATATTACATTCCACTCATGCCTCCCATTCCGCCCATGCCACCCTGTGCGTCCGCTCCGCCCGGTTGGAAGATCGTGGAGTACGTAGGATTTCCGTTAACCGAAAGGGTTGTTAAGGGATTGTAACTCATTCCGTCTATGATCGAGACGGTGCCATCGCTGTAATTCGGAACGAAAAGATTCTTTACCGAACCGCTGATCGCGTTTATCGAAAAAGTTCTATATGATTGGACGGAAGATCCGACCATCGTCGTCCGAAGCAGGCTCGGATTCGGAAGGGACGAACTGTCGAAAATATAGAATGCACTCGAGTTGATCGTAGAAATTTGCGTCGACGTTCCCGAAACTGCAGAGGCTACGAAGAGTCTTTTTCCGTCGGGCGATTGCTGAAAATCCGAAAAGCCCGCTTTAGGGATTCGAATTAAACCGAATGTAGCGCCGGTCGGGTCACCTAAATCAAGAATTCTTAAAATTCCATAAGCTAAAGAACTGTAAGTGGTCGTATCCGTACCGGAAAGTATTAGGTATCTACCGCTTACGTCCGTTTTCATTACGGTATATCCTTTGCCAACGTTAAGCGAAGAGCCCAGTAAGGCCCCGGTTCCGCTATTTCCGTTAGGATCAATCACGGAAATGGTTC from Leptospira inadai serovar Lyme str. 10 encodes the following:
- a CDS encoding transporter; translation: MPFSNRIASLLTKTRKIILVSIVFGSTALSAQEGILDDIFGNKENREKPSKPTLESKNKESENPERSKLRENSDKKESPAEPKKDSSLETVDKQDASTLKEDSKNSVVVEKKESEHPRKHGSNHLLEAPSGLMGTHTHAPGTIMVEYRYMLMNMSGLYQGTNKIDPVLPLVFPHQTTTNGSIAGFSATSPSSGNSTYMMTPTQMNMEMHMATLMGAITENLTVMAMIPFVRNSMEMLNGGSYLKTYMSAQGVGDIQGRISYRTMHKENHSLIVSFGLSFPTGSIDQQDFMAPGLPRMKVPYGMQPGTGTYNPSPGLTYTGKWEKIFWGTQALANLRDGKNANGYKFGNRYEASLWIGLKVKDWISFLGRIQLDKWENLSGSDPSLPITMNPQNDPEKQGGRRTIAFAGTNIKLPLISDFETRINFEYGVPIQQHLNGPQLGLKSAFNLSAQALF